Proteins encoded in a region of the Zea mays cultivar B73 chromosome 2, Zm-B73-REFERENCE-NAM-5.0, whole genome shotgun sequence genome:
- the LOC100191910 gene encoding deoxyhypusine synthase 2 isoform X1: protein MGAELGEAGVPARDMVDALEGVRSILLKPSERLDDKRFTRIAGADFDDAGLGLAGLLGSLASTGFQASNLGDAIDVVNQMLDWRLSHEKPSDDCAEAELDPAYRESVKCKIFLGFTSNLVSSGVREIIRFLVQHRMVDVIVTTAGGIEEDLIKCLAPTYRGDFTLPGALLRSRGLNRIGNLLVPNDNYCKFEHWIMPILDKMLLEQSTQNVWTPSKVIARLGKEINDESSYLYWAYKKTHGNISKTDSSKKLEQNNIPVFCPALTDGSIGDMLFCHSVHSPGLVVDIVQDVRLMNAETIHASPRKTGIILLGGGLPKHHICNANMLRDGADYAVYVNTAQEFDGSDSGARPDEAVSWGKIKSSARTVKVHCDATIAFPLLVAATFARKVHGTKSTN, encoded by the exons ATGGGTGCCGAGTTGGGAGAAGCGGGTGTCCCTGCCCGGGACATGGTGGACGCGCTGGAAGGCGTGCGCTCCATCCTGCTGAAACCGTCGGAGCGCCTCGACGACAAGCGCTTCACGAGGATCGCCGGCGCCGACTTCGACGACGCCGGCCTCGGCCTCGCCGGGTTGCTCGGCTCGCTCGCGTCCACGGGGTTCCAGGCCTCCAACCTCGGCGACGCCATCGACGTCGTCAACCAGATG TTGGACTGGAGGTTGTCCCACGAGAAGCCAAGCGACGACTGCGCTGAAGCTGAACTCGATCCTGCGTACAGAGAATCCGTCAAGTGCAAGATATTCCTGGGGTTCACTTCGAACCTTGTGTCTTCCGGTGTTCGGGAGATCATCCGGTTTCTTGTTCAGCATCGCATG GTGGACGTTATTGTTACGACTGCTGGGGGTATAGAGGAGGACCTCATCAAATGCCTTGCGCCAACCTACAGAGGCGACTTCACTCTGCCCGGAGCGCTGCTGCGGTCCAGAGGACTTAACCGGATAGGAAACCTGCTGGTGCCCAATGACAACTACTGCAAGTTCGAGCACTGGATCATGCCGATCCTCGACAAGATGCTGCTGGAACAGTCCACCCAA AATGTTTGGACGCCGTCCAAGGTGattgctcgccttggcaaggaaaTAAATGACGAAAGCTCCTACCTTTATTGGGCGTACAAG AAAACACATGGGAACATCTCAAAGACTGACTCGTCAAAAAAACTTGAGCAGAACAACATCCCTGTGTTCTGCCCAGCATTGACTGACGGATCAATTGGGGACATGCTGTTCTGTCACTCGGTTCACAGTCCAGGTCTTGTTGTCGACATTGTACAAG ATGTACGGCTGATGAACGCGGAAACCATCCACGCAAGCCCAAGGAAGACAGGGATTATACTCCTTGGCGGAGGCCTTCCGAAGCATCATATATGCAACGCCAATATGCTGCGCGACGGAGCTGACTATGCGGTGTATGTCAACACAGCTCAGGAGTTCGATGGCAGTGATTCCGGGGCGCGGCCTGACGAAGCGGTTTCATGGGGAAAGATCAAGAGCTCAGCGAGAACTGTGAAG GTGCATTGTGATGCGACGATTGCCTTTCCACTTCTTGTGGCTGCAACATTTGCACGCAAGGTTCACGGCACTAAATCAACAAACTGA
- the LOC100191910 gene encoding deoxyhypusine synthase 2 encodes MGAELGEAGVPARDMVDALEGVRSILLKPSERLDDKRFTRIAGADFDDAGLGLAGLLGSLASTGFQASNLGDAIDVVNQMLDWRLSHEKPSDDCAEAELDPAYRESVKCKIFLGFTSNLVSSGVREIIRFLVQHRMVDVIVTTAGGIEEDLIKCLAPTYRGDFTLPGALLRSRGLNRIGNLLVPNDNYCKFEHWIMPILDKMLLEQSTQNVWTPSKVIARLGKEINDESSYLYWAYKNNIPVFCPALTDGSIGDMLFCHSVHSPGLVVDIVQDVRLMNAETIHASPRKTGIILLGGGLPKHHICNANMLRDGADYAVYVNTAQEFDGSDSGARPDEAVSWGKIKSSARTVKVHCDATIAFPLLVAATFARKVHGTKSTN; translated from the exons ATGGGTGCCGAGTTGGGAGAAGCGGGTGTCCCTGCCCGGGACATGGTGGACGCGCTGGAAGGCGTGCGCTCCATCCTGCTGAAACCGTCGGAGCGCCTCGACGACAAGCGCTTCACGAGGATCGCCGGCGCCGACTTCGACGACGCCGGCCTCGGCCTCGCCGGGTTGCTCGGCTCGCTCGCGTCCACGGGGTTCCAGGCCTCCAACCTCGGCGACGCCATCGACGTCGTCAACCAGATG TTGGACTGGAGGTTGTCCCACGAGAAGCCAAGCGACGACTGCGCTGAAGCTGAACTCGATCCTGCGTACAGAGAATCCGTCAAGTGCAAGATATTCCTGGGGTTCACTTCGAACCTTGTGTCTTCCGGTGTTCGGGAGATCATCCGGTTTCTTGTTCAGCATCGCATG GTGGACGTTATTGTTACGACTGCTGGGGGTATAGAGGAGGACCTCATCAAATGCCTTGCGCCAACCTACAGAGGCGACTTCACTCTGCCCGGAGCGCTGCTGCGGTCCAGAGGACTTAACCGGATAGGAAACCTGCTGGTGCCCAATGACAACTACTGCAAGTTCGAGCACTGGATCATGCCGATCCTCGACAAGATGCTGCTGGAACAGTCCACCCAA AATGTTTGGACGCCGTCCAAGGTGattgctcgccttggcaaggaaaTAAATGACGAAAGCTCCTACCTTTATTGGGCGTACAAG AACAACATCCCTGTGTTCTGCCCAGCATTGACTGACGGATCAATTGGGGACATGCTGTTCTGTCACTCGGTTCACAGTCCAGGTCTTGTTGTCGACATTGTACAAG ATGTACGGCTGATGAACGCGGAAACCATCCACGCAAGCCCAAGGAAGACAGGGATTATACTCCTTGGCGGAGGCCTTCCGAAGCATCATATATGCAACGCCAATATGCTGCGCGACGGAGCTGACTATGCGGTGTATGTCAACACAGCTCAGGAGTTCGATGGCAGTGATTCCGGGGCGCGGCCTGACGAAGCGGTTTCATGGGGAAAGATCAAGAGCTCAGCGAGAACTGTGAAG GTGCATTGTGATGCGACGATTGCCTTTCCACTTCTTGTGGCTGCAACATTTGCACGCAAGGTTCACGGCACTAAATCAACAAACTGA